In Nitrosarchaeum sp., the following proteins share a genomic window:
- a CDS encoding DUF1512 domain-containing protein: protein MDFTDIDFDQLFGSGGDTNPIMMLIWIIPIFIFVLYGQRIQLAVTSGEIKKGIKKLEDYKTKSRTELINYIKKNMNPTEDPTKKIDRFLDYFTIMPVDMDPNGIVGKVRHIVRAREDYTREHVKSISPQTSELELTKIQTLLEIATTLQMIHKVINHMFLTAKKQNNYPLILPLQMILPFILEEAEAMHKAIPAFKMGQPIGDGIGPMVVGKMMLESKKESVAFQTILGETQYDQRKLLLLKAEGPGSTVGRPGDAMDVILSKNKPDIIIMVDAALKMEGEDSATIAQGFGAAIGGIGTERFQIEDIATKNNIPIFAIVIKQSVKEAITLMTKDIADKADDVRSQISEMIHDNTKPGQTVLLIGVGNTMGIPQ, encoded by the coding sequence TTGGATTTTACAGACATTGATTTCGATCAACTCTTTGGATCAGGTGGGGATACTAATCCAATAATGATGTTGATCTGGATTATTCCTATTTTCATCTTTGTATTATATGGTCAAAGAATTCAATTGGCGGTAACTTCTGGCGAAATAAAAAAAGGAATAAAAAAACTTGAAGATTATAAAACAAAATCACGAACTGAATTAATTAATTATATTAAAAAAAATATGAATCCCACAGAAGATCCTACTAAAAAGATTGACCGCTTTTTGGATTATTTTACAATAATGCCAGTCGATATGGATCCTAATGGAATAGTTGGTAAAGTACGACATATTGTTAGAGCAAGAGAGGATTATACTCGTGAACATGTTAAATCTATATCTCCACAAACAAGCGAGTTGGAATTAACTAAAATTCAAACACTGCTTGAAATTGCCACTACTCTACAAATGATTCACAAAGTAATTAATCATATGTTCTTAACTGCCAAAAAACAAAACAACTATCCGTTAATTTTGCCACTTCAGATGATTTTGCCTTTCATACTAGAAGAAGCAGAAGCAATGCACAAAGCAATTCCTGCTTTTAAAATGGGTCAACCCATAGGTGATGGCATAGGCCCTATGGTTGTAGGTAAAATGATGTTAGAGTCTAAAAAAGAATCGGTTGCTTTTCAAACTATATTAGGTGAAACTCAATATGATCAACGAAAATTATTACTACTAAAAGCTGAAGGTCCTGGTTCAACAGTGGGAAGACCTGGAGATGCAATGGATGTAATACTCTCTAAAAATAAACCCGATATTATCATCATGGTTGATGCTGCATTAAAAATGGAGGGCGAAGATTCTGCAACAATTGCACAAGGATTTGGTGCCGCAATTGGTGGTATTGGAACTGAAAGATTTCAAATTGAAGACATTGCAACAAAAAATAACATACCTATCTTTGCAATTGTCATAAAACAATCAGTCAAAGAAGCAATCACTTTAATGACTAAAGACATTGCTGACAAAGCTGACGATGTTCGCTCTCAAATATCTGAGATGATTCACGATAACACAAAGCCTGGCCAAACTGTTTTGTTAATTGGAGTTGGAAATACTATGGGGATCCCACAATGA
- the map gene encoding type II methionyl aminopeptidase translates to MQSEDYIRAGKIASEVREMARERNWVGKTVYEICEEIENQIKKRGAKCAFPVNTSINEIAAHYTAEPNDPITISESDLLKIDLGAQINGYIADTAVTVCQDPQYTGLIQAAEEALSNAMSMIKVGVKASDIGRIIEKTIKQTGFKPIANLSGHSLGQYTIHAGRSIPNIWSVGGFTLAGDTAYACEPFVTTEDGGGFVRNGKTKNIFALNSRKKTKNDEADKLLDYIWEKFNMLPFALRWITKEWEEKKARELLELLVNKKAVQAYPVLIEINEKRVAQAEHTFIPNDNGVTITTISQ, encoded by the coding sequence TTGCAATCCGAAGATTATATCAGAGCTGGAAAAATCGCATCAGAAGTAAGAGAGATGGCAAGAGAGAGAAACTGGGTTGGAAAAACAGTTTATGAAATTTGTGAAGAGATAGAAAATCAAATTAAAAAACGAGGAGCAAAATGTGCATTTCCTGTAAATACAAGCATTAATGAAATTGCTGCTCATTACACAGCAGAACCAAATGATCCAATAACGATTTCAGAATCAGATTTATTAAAAATTGACCTTGGTGCTCAAATTAATGGATACATTGCAGATACTGCAGTTACGGTATGTCAGGATCCGCAATACACAGGATTGATTCAAGCTGCAGAAGAAGCATTAAGCAATGCAATGTCAATGATAAAAGTTGGAGTCAAGGCAAGCGATATAGGACGAATTATAGAAAAAACAATAAAACAAACAGGATTCAAACCAATTGCAAATCTTAGCGGTCATTCTTTAGGACAATACACTATTCACGCAGGCAGATCCATTCCAAACATTTGGTCAGTTGGTGGATTTACACTTGCGGGCGATACAGCTTATGCATGTGAACCGTTTGTCACTACAGAAGATGGAGGCGGTTTTGTAAGAAATGGAAAAACAAAAAACATTTTTGCATTAAACTCTAGAAAGAAAACAAAAAACGATGAAGCAGATAAACTGCTTGATTATATATGGGAGAAATTTAACATGTTGCCTTTTGCCCTTAGATGGATTACAAAAGAATGGGAGGAAAAGAAAGCTCGAGAATTATTAGAATTACTTGTCAACAAAAAGGCAGTACAAGCATACCCAGTTTTAATTGAGATAAATGAGAAAAGAGTAGCTCAAGCAGAACACACTTTTATTCCAAACGATAACGGAGTTACAATAACTACTATTTCTCAATAG
- a CDS encoding lamin tail domain-containing protein: protein MKNILVLFSILLLGGLAVTASAQSSTNHVVINEIDINPPGDDSKSVLEWVEIYNPTSSKVDISGWQIASTTALKKTMTISSGTFIEPGKYLTFSYQSLWFADSNELVELRDKNGVVIDKTPLLSDPKNDLTSWQRIYDGYDFDNSNDWKFAIPTAGSSNGKVTTTETKTDVTVTVSTNKESYLFGETASITGKISKQVFITAPYFHADEISVKITGPKYDKTISLYPDLNLNYKTSLNLQQVLGINKGVYLVSVTYGGATSQTSFTVGDEVIPDVVVKNNTLSIVTDKSQYLPGDTLSLTGITTEAIPFEGLKFNIKDPNGKIISTGSLYPTNGKFSTNVYITPVNPAFGTYQITAEYFDKSALTFFEVVKDTKEEKAISIWTDKDAYALGETVTITGRLNNVWVQFMNLEILQTKNTALATAALGGGNSGFKILDTIKISGDGTFSYSFKIPDSNVRLGDYKISVSQSLGSASKTIHAVANPDDFIVSSNPISISTDKLIYNLGDTMTISGYVKNPVLSSTYQTASVVISISHEDGRPLEIVAQAPNAKTRLNNGLVVAYEFTATPDPSGKFSVQTKVLKNAFAEGNYKIKAEYRGLTTSASVGILDPLKLSSGALISLNKQVYGLGEPVVLSGILPPTGASSVTISLTKPDGSIVNSGATVDNQRFSWSWMTPITEKPLTIKTDDRSVTKSNYGIYKIRVSIASAGTDVFFKVSSDPANDSLTLVPLYVTTEKSLYKAGEKLKVIGNIIKRDQGSEGLVVPDRVTIRVLDNKTPFKQISEASVYPDQGGNFQSSFELPVTVFKEGEYKIKALYSGKQSESVFTIANDFSIGSSDKLSLLLATDKSDYYPGDTVTVSGKPNKLIYLEKFDVSVIQKKEGEITCGTFYCGKHVGKVTTIRPSSSGSFSHEIIIPNMPSSIGSYEITVDAGFQTKSIMFNVIEKPVVVEPVKVPSILIDKVNRISEDKISIITNEKTVDDKQAFPRVLSGSLLSSKVDQSNVNLRITSESGICIIGQDVDCLVQNSTRKPGQIYDVVSVDGIELNVRYSGPDVYLEKFDILPVSSDGFLPNANWNVDIIKEDQISRFYYKINYKMVE, encoded by the coding sequence ATGAAAAATATTCTAGTTTTATTTTCCATTTTGCTACTTGGTGGTTTAGCAGTTACAGCAAGTGCTCAATCTAGTACTAATCATGTTGTAATTAATGAAATTGATATTAATCCACCCGGGGATGATTCTAAATCTGTTTTAGAATGGGTTGAGATTTACAATCCGACAAGTTCTAAAGTAGATATCAGTGGTTGGCAAATTGCTTCAACCACTGCATTGAAAAAAACAATGACTATTTCATCTGGTACTTTTATTGAACCCGGTAAATATCTGACATTTTCATATCAAAGTTTGTGGTTTGCTGATTCTAATGAATTAGTAGAATTAAGAGACAAGAATGGAGTTGTTATAGATAAAACTCCATTACTGTCTGATCCTAAAAATGATTTGACTTCTTGGCAACGAATCTATGATGGATATGACTTTGATAATTCTAACGACTGGAAATTTGCAATTCCTACAGCTGGTTCATCTAATGGAAAGGTAACTACTACTGAAACCAAAACAGACGTCACTGTAACTGTATCTACTAATAAGGAATCATATCTGTTTGGTGAAACTGCATCTATTACCGGAAAAATCTCAAAACAAGTATTCATCACTGCGCCATATTTTCATGCTGATGAAATATCCGTAAAGATTACTGGACCTAAATATGATAAAACAATTTCACTTTACCCTGATCTTAATTTGAATTATAAGACTTCGTTGAATCTTCAACAAGTTCTTGGTATAAACAAAGGAGTTTACTTGGTTTCAGTTACATATGGTGGAGCAACTTCACAAACAAGCTTTACGGTAGGGGATGAAGTAATTCCAGACGTTGTTGTAAAAAATAATACTCTTAGTATTGTTACTGATAAATCACAATATCTTCCGGGCGATACTTTATCTTTGACAGGAATTACTACTGAGGCAATTCCATTTGAAGGCTTGAAATTTAACATCAAGGATCCCAATGGAAAAATAATTTCAACAGGAAGTTTGTATCCTACTAATGGAAAATTCTCAACAAACGTGTATATCACTCCTGTGAATCCGGCATTTGGCACCTATCAGATCACTGCCGAATATTTTGACAAATCTGCACTTACATTTTTTGAAGTAGTCAAAGACACCAAAGAGGAAAAAGCAATTTCGATATGGACCGACAAAGATGCATATGCTTTAGGAGAAACTGTTACAATTACTGGTAGACTCAACAATGTATGGGTTCAATTTATGAACCTAGAAATATTACAAACAAAAAATACAGCACTTGCTACTGCTGCTCTTGGTGGTGGTAATTCTGGTTTTAAAATATTAGATACCATAAAAATATCTGGTGACGGAACTTTTTCATATTCTTTTAAAATTCCAGATAGCAACGTTCGATTAGGAGATTATAAAATCTCTGTATCGCAAAGTCTTGGATCTGCATCAAAAACTATTCACGCTGTAGCAAATCCTGATGACTTTATTGTAAGTAGTAATCCTATCTCAATTTCCACAGACAAGCTGATCTATAATTTAGGTGATACCATGACAATTAGTGGTTATGTTAAAAATCCTGTGCTTAGCTCTACTTATCAAACAGCTTCAGTAGTAATTTCAATATCTCATGAGGATGGACGCCCTTTAGAAATTGTTGCACAGGCACCAAATGCTAAAACTAGATTGAATAATGGATTGGTTGTTGCCTATGAATTTACTGCAACTCCTGACCCTTCTGGAAAATTCTCAGTTCAAACAAAAGTTTTGAAAAATGCATTTGCTGAAGGAAATTATAAGATTAAAGCAGAATATCGTGGTCTAACAACATCCGCTTCAGTTGGAATTTTGGATCCTCTGAAATTATCTAGTGGTGCACTAATCTCTCTAAATAAACAGGTATACGGATTAGGCGAACCAGTTGTTTTATCTGGAATTCTTCCTCCAACAGGGGCCAGTTCTGTAACCATTTCACTCACAAAACCTGATGGAAGTATAGTAAATTCAGGCGCAACAGTGGATAATCAGAGATTTTCTTGGTCTTGGATGACTCCTATCACAGAAAAACCGCTTACTATAAAAACTGATGATCGTTCTGTTACTAAATCAAATTATGGAATTTATAAAATTCGAGTATCTATAGCATCTGCTGGTACTGATGTTTTCTTCAAAGTTTCATCTGATCCTGCAAATGACTCTTTGACACTGGTTCCATTATATGTTACCACTGAAAAATCTCTCTACAAAGCAGGAGAGAAATTAAAGGTAATTGGAAATATCATTAAGCGCGATCAAGGGTCTGAAGGATTAGTAGTTCCAGATAGAGTAACAATACGCGTACTTGATAACAAGACTCCTTTCAAACAAATCAGTGAGGCATCTGTTTATCCTGATCAAGGAGGAAATTTCCAAAGCTCATTTGAATTACCAGTAACTGTTTTCAAAGAAGGTGAATATAAAATCAAAGCACTGTATTCAGGAAAGCAATCCGAATCTGTATTTACTATAGCTAATGATTTTTCTATTGGTTCATCTGACAAATTATCGCTTTTACTTGCTACTGACAAGTCTGATTACTATCCAGGTGATACTGTAACTGTCTCTGGTAAACCAAACAAGCTAATTTATCTTGAAAAATTTGATGTTAGTGTAATTCAGAAAAAAGAAGGTGAGATAACATGTGGTACATTTTATTGTGGTAAACATGTAGGTAAAGTTACTACAATTCGACCAAGCTCATCCGGTTCATTTTCACATGAAATAATAATTCCTAACATGCCCTCAAGTATTGGTTCATATGAAATTACAGTAGATGCTGGATTTCAGACAAAATCTATAATGTTTAATGTTATAGAGAAACCAGTTGTTGTTGAGCCTGTAAAAGTTCCATCAATCTTAATCGATAAGGTAAATCGAATATCAGAGGATAAAATATCTATTATTACAAACGAAAAAACTGTTGATGATAAACAGGCATTTCCACGCGTGTTATCTGGTTCATTACTTTCTTCAAAAGTTGATCAATCTAATGTGAATCTGAGAATTACTTCTGAATCTGGAATTTGCATTATAGGTCAAGATGTAGATTGTCTTGTACAGAATTCTACTAGAAAACCTGGACAAATCTACGATGTGGTATCTGTAGATGGAATTGAACTAAACGTCAGATACAGTGGGCCAGACGTATATCTTGAGAAATTTGATATTCTTCCTGTATCATCAGATGGATTTTTGCCTAATGCAAACTGGAATGTGGATATAATCAAAGAAGATCAAATATCGAGATTTTACTACAAGATTAACTACAAAATGGTAGAGTAA
- a CDS encoding DUF367 family protein yields the protein MNLQVLMFYQDDPKKCTAAKMVKFGIAKSIKKIGNKGLVLDPFSEKTLIPKDKSLINSIVGIDCSWTLADQAFSKKFSGITRKLPPLLAGNPVNYAKLNKLTTAEALAASLFILGFKDDALAILDKFKWGHTFYDLNQNLLNEYSKLESEDQIDIILKEYGLSE from the coding sequence ATGAATCTCCAAGTTTTGATGTTTTATCAGGATGATCCAAAAAAATGTACAGCTGCAAAAATGGTAAAATTTGGAATTGCAAAAAGCATTAAAAAAATTGGAAATAAAGGACTGGTTTTGGATCCTTTTTCTGAAAAAACTCTTATACCAAAAGACAAATCTCTGATAAATTCAATAGTTGGAATTGACTGTTCATGGACTCTAGCTGACCAAGCATTTTCAAAAAAATTTAGTGGAATTACTAGAAAACTTCCACCGTTACTAGCTGGCAATCCAGTTAATTATGCAAAGCTTAACAAACTTACTACTGCTGAGGCATTAGCTGCATCATTATTTATTTTGGGTTTTAAAGATGATGCACTTGCAATACTTGATAAATTCAAGTGGGGACATACGTTTTATGATTTAAATCAAAATCTCCTAAACGAATATTCTAAATTGGAATCTGAAGATCAAATTGATATTATTTTAAAAGAATACGGGTTATCTGAATAA
- a CDS encoding ABC transporter substrate-binding protein: MKLLLVFILALAIVYVINNESFAEKSTYFDSVKFIQYLDENTALEEVRNGNLDIYYDRISSDRLENPKLRERLEVFDSTGRSYSILVNPAESNEFNPFSLKDIRFALNYLIDRKLIVNELMGGYGAPMISNYSPSDPEYLTIIKQLETFNFRYNPALAEEMISNALKEKGAIKSNGRWEINQKPIEITIFIRSDDQVRKSIGEILASELEKIGFTVKKDYGDLNKAYVVVYGSNPAELKWSLYTEGWSRSAFVRYDSVGLSQMYSPWFSNMPGSNDPSYWNYKNDKLDEITQKIYTGDFESEEERVRLIQDAIAEGVDQSVRIFIASKIDQFVANEKMEGIVNDLGAGVPSRFTPINSRNGESELVIGVKQIYQGSWNPVMGLSDTYSRQIWGIISDPITFKHPFTGKTFPVRADWNVETAGPNGKIILSDDAIMWDPITHQWKKVEHGTQATSKVRYDLKFSNWHNGQKMDMNDILYSLYFVMEWGVQTDENDKTYDVEFTSIASQSVKTIIGIEVIDDDTIEVYVNYWHFDNDEIAEWASLWSSMPWEISAAMEQAVLDGKVSFSRSGAINKNVNWISLIIPNDAQMVQSYLNEFSEKKYIPNSLKIFEKDIKYFDERYMASSEWVKSYNHAVISNGPFYLSSYSPESRTIVVNAFDDQTYPFKLGHWSEFEKTEFPKITNVNLPDMIQKETRLEIDIDTKKADSILYFLTDSSNNSISELINIDNNSTKIIIDAEKIKELGIGAKDLKIFAISNSVLKPDYYSSSFLIVENNGELSDLNQNNIEYNQNNSFEFAWLLIPIIIGIATTIYIKKRKK, from the coding sequence ATGAAATTATTGCTAGTATTCATACTAGCTCTTGCAATAGTATATGTAATCAATAATGAATCATTTGCAGAAAAAAGCACATATTTTGATTCTGTAAAATTTATCCAGTATTTGGATGAAAATACTGCACTTGAAGAAGTTAGAAATGGAAATTTGGATATATACTATGACAGAATTTCATCAGACAGACTAGAAAATCCCAAATTACGTGAAAGATTAGAGGTTTTTGATTCAACAGGGAGATCCTATAGTATATTGGTAAATCCTGCAGAATCAAATGAATTCAATCCATTTTCGCTTAAAGATATCAGATTTGCATTAAACTATCTAATAGATAGAAAATTGATTGTAAACGAATTGATGGGAGGTTATGGTGCACCAATGATCTCAAACTATAGTCCGTCTGACCCAGAATACCTTACAATAATTAAACAATTAGAGACATTCAATTTCAGATACAATCCAGCACTAGCTGAAGAAATGATTTCAAATGCACTAAAAGAAAAGGGTGCAATAAAATCAAACGGACGATGGGAAATTAATCAAAAACCAATAGAGATTACAATTTTCATAAGAAGTGATGATCAGGTAAGAAAGTCTATCGGGGAAATATTGGCTTCTGAATTAGAAAAAATAGGATTCACAGTAAAAAAAGACTACGGGGATTTGAATAAAGCATATGTTGTTGTATACGGTTCCAATCCAGCAGAGCTAAAATGGAGTCTATACACAGAAGGCTGGTCAAGATCAGCATTCGTAAGATACGATTCAGTGGGATTATCGCAGATGTATTCTCCATGGTTCTCAAACATGCCGGGTTCAAACGATCCATCATATTGGAATTACAAAAATGATAAACTCGATGAAATAACTCAGAAAATATACACCGGAGATTTTGAATCTGAAGAAGAAAGAGTCAGATTGATTCAAGATGCAATTGCAGAAGGAGTAGACCAATCAGTTAGAATTTTCATAGCAAGTAAAATTGATCAGTTTGTAGCAAATGAAAAAATGGAAGGAATCGTAAATGATTTAGGAGCCGGTGTTCCAAGTAGATTTACACCGATTAATTCAAGAAATGGAGAAAGCGAATTAGTTATCGGAGTGAAACAGATCTATCAAGGTTCCTGGAATCCAGTTATGGGATTAAGTGATACATATAGTAGACAGATTTGGGGTATAATTTCAGATCCAATTACGTTTAAGCATCCATTTACTGGAAAAACATTTCCAGTCAGAGCAGATTGGAATGTAGAGACTGCTGGACCCAACGGAAAAATAATTTTATCTGATGATGCAATTATGTGGGACCCCATCACACACCAATGGAAGAAAGTAGAACATGGAACTCAAGCAACAAGCAAAGTTAGATATGATTTGAAGTTTAGTAATTGGCACAACGGCCAAAAAATGGATATGAATGATATTTTGTATTCATTGTATTTTGTAATGGAGTGGGGAGTTCAAACAGATGAAAACGATAAGACTTATGATGTAGAATTCACATCTATTGCATCACAATCTGTAAAAACAATTATTGGAATAGAAGTGATTGATGACGATACAATTGAGGTGTATGTAAATTACTGGCATTTTGATAATGATGAAATTGCAGAATGGGCCTCATTGTGGAGTTCAATGCCATGGGAAATTTCAGCAGCCATGGAACAAGCAGTGTTAGACGGAAAAGTTTCATTTTCAAGATCTGGAGCAATTAATAAAAATGTAAATTGGATTTCGTTGATAATTCCTAATGACGCTCAAATGGTACAAAGTTATTTGAATGAATTTAGTGAAAAGAAGTATATTCCAAATTCATTAAAAATATTTGAAAAAGACATCAAATATTTCGATGAGAGATATATGGCATCGTCAGAGTGGGTCAAATCATACAATCATGCAGTGATTAGCAATGGACCATTTTATCTCAGTTCATACTCACCTGAATCACGAACAATAGTCGTAAATGCTTTTGATGATCAGACTTATCCTTTCAAGCTTGGACATTGGTCAGAATTTGAAAAAACAGAATTCCCAAAAATAACAAACGTAAATTTACCAGACATGATTCAAAAAGAGACACGATTAGAGATTGACATAGATACAAAAAAAGCCGACTCCATTCTTTATTTTTTGACTGATAGTAGTAATAATTCAATATCAGAATTAATTAACATAGATAATAATTCCACTAAAATTATAATCGATGCTGAAAAAATTAAAGAATTAGGAATTGGTGCTAAAGATTTAAAGATATTTGCAATTTCAAATTCAGTTCTAAAACCAGATTACTATTCATCTAGTTTCTTAATAGTTGAAAACAACGGAGAATTATCAGATCTTAATCAGAACAACATAGAATATAATCAAAACAATTCATTTGAATTTGCATGGTTACTTATCCCCATAATAATTGGCATAGCAACTACAATTTACATTAAGAAAAGAAAGAAATGA
- a CDS encoding DUF2070 family protein has protein sequence MEKSSDDVSNIHNRFSLTLINPASHYFSLAGSLVISAVITSIVYLGYMETNENWFRIPMVIGILALSQLIDTRFTRKKEYSKSLHASLFGNMLWIAVVLMGLLASVVLVKEASLFFVTYGMFLFASFRIGIFTTTLGASIKKAWAICMVQPLAMFLVMIPFDMWYSTLTNPLAIGFGAVFLIIASVWSVLTDRAGRPGMESTHKTIQAYLASQGNDFTEAEAIIEQRSFKTKVSTSQIRLSASDGNMKFRMVLPEIHPGPYHPVGGSNIPYLMYKNLESSAMIMHSISDHSLNLPSKNEVENYLKNLDASIVKEEGLVCTEPVTVQINKARVTGLLFGNNPLLFLSLSPHGMEDIPNYMKKEIEQYAKNRNYVRTLIVDCHNAMGEEISKEDGEDMLKAAKSCLDSLITKDSYPIEFGYANSDSMDVWTEDLAMGGLGVVCLKINGKKFFLGWADANNMENGVREKIVENFAKQGRQLLEICTSDTHYAPVKARNRNGYYQLGLITGADKLTKWFLQIAYEAESKVSSAKFEILENEADVKVMGQGIYEDYSKALDKSLKLTKGFMIGSVTLFIITLFL, from the coding sequence ATGGAAAAATCTTCAGATGATGTTTCAAACATACACAATAGATTTTCACTTACATTAATCAATCCAGCGTCACATTATTTTTCTCTAGCTGGATCTTTAGTAATTTCTGCAGTAATCACATCTATAGTTTATTTGGGCTATATGGAAACAAACGAAAATTGGTTTAGGATTCCAATGGTAATTGGGATATTAGCATTATCCCAGTTAATCGACACACGATTCACCAGAAAAAAAGAATATTCAAAATCGCTACATGCATCTCTTTTTGGAAATATGTTATGGATTGCAGTAGTCTTAATGGGATTACTTGCAAGTGTAGTCTTAGTAAAAGAGGCATCATTATTTTTTGTAACATATGGAATGTTTCTATTTGCAAGTTTCAGAATAGGAATTTTTACAACTACATTAGGTGCAAGTATCAAAAAAGCTTGGGCAATTTGCATGGTTCAACCACTTGCCATGTTTTTAGTAATGATACCATTTGATATGTGGTATTCAACTTTGACAAATCCATTGGCAATAGGGTTTGGTGCAGTATTTCTAATAATTGCAAGTGTATGGTCAGTATTAACAGATAGAGCTGGGAGACCAGGTATGGAGAGTACACATAAAACAATACAAGCATACTTGGCGTCACAAGGTAATGACTTTACAGAAGCAGAGGCGATAATTGAACAACGTTCATTTAAAACAAAAGTATCCACATCACAAATTAGATTAAGTGCATCAGATGGAAATATGAAATTCAGAATGGTGTTACCTGAAATTCATCCAGGTCCATATCATCCAGTGGGAGGAAGCAATATCCCATATTTGATGTACAAAAATTTAGAGTCTTCAGCAATGATCATGCATAGCATTTCAGATCACTCATTAAACCTTCCATCAAAAAATGAAGTAGAAAATTATTTAAAAAATCTAGATGCCAGTATAGTAAAAGAGGAAGGATTAGTATGTACAGAGCCAGTAACAGTTCAAATTAACAAAGCACGTGTAACAGGTTTACTTTTTGGAAATAATCCCTTGTTGTTTCTCTCATTATCACCACATGGGATGGAAGATATTCCAAATTATATGAAAAAGGAGATTGAGCAATATGCTAAAAACAGAAACTATGTCAGAACACTGATAGTTGATTGTCATAATGCAATGGGTGAGGAAATTTCAAAAGAAGATGGCGAAGACATGTTAAAGGCAGCAAAATCATGTTTGGATTCACTAATTACAAAAGATAGCTACCCTATAGAATTTGGATACGCAAATTCTGACAGTATGGATGTATGGACTGAAGATTTAGCAATGGGAGGTTTAGGAGTAGTATGTCTAAAGATTAATGGTAAAAAATTCTTTCTTGGATGGGCAGATGCAAACAATATGGAAAATGGAGTAAGAGAAAAAATAGTTGAGAACTTTGCAAAACAAGGACGTCAATTATTAGAAATTTGTACATCAGACACACATTATGCTCCAGTCAAAGCTAGAAACAGAAACGGATACTATCAACTAGGACTCATTACTGGCGCGGACAAACTAACCAAGTGGTTTTTACAAATTGCATATGAAGCAGAATCAAAAGTATCTTCAGCAAAATTTGAAATTTTGGAAAATGAAGCAGATGTAAAAGTCATGGGTCAAGGCATTTACGAAGATTATTCCAAAGCATTAGATAAATCTCTGAAATTAACAAAAGGATTTATGATTGGAAGTGTCACATTATTCATAATTACCTTGTTTCTATAA
- a CDS encoding preprotein translocase subunit Sec61beta, translated as MSSKKKGAPLPASSGGLMRFFEDETKGFKVDPRIVVSVPISLIVVSWLIDIFLVPK; from the coding sequence ATGAGCAGTAAGAAGAAGGGAGCACCACTACCAGCATCAAGTGGAGGCCTCATGAGATTCTTTGAGGACGAAACCAAAGGATTCAAAGTAGATCCACGAATTGTTGTTTCCGTTCCCATTAGCTTGATTGTGGTTTCTTGGTTAATTGATATATTTTTAGTTCCGAAATAA